One Tunturibacter gelidoferens genomic region harbors:
- a CDS encoding SBBP repeat-containing protein: MKTPLSLRRVLAGLCGVTALLFVASPPLAAQATGPQQLLFAGLLGSSNPDPANSHHAQFNAIQSDSAGNLYLLLDQGDGIRLLKTDPTATNILAQTHLGSSGDIGLAMTLDPAGNLYITGTTTSGTLSTTAGAAFPNAADTSINSYIGKFDQNLNALFVTYAGSPRTAAAAIAATADAVFLTGSIFSSALPVTPSGIIQSPASGSLQNGFVEKFSTTGTTLLYATYLSGQNGNTAPAAIAADTSDNAYIAGYTTSSGYPTLSAIIPDLLTATSGFLTKLTPAGDGIVFSTFIPGPGISSLVIAPSPQDPATQTLLLTGSIAPGQFPIATVSSPLVNTNYQTLLRLSLDGSTLLTSDLLAPGTQSAVAPGPSGAAWVAGTLTGELTANPAWLLPLTALSNIGNSYALRVTQQNTIDQTIRLGGLPTTNLPFASAPVTLTGLTVDSLGQPTFAGSASPTASASLLATETYDLPLTNTPTSALPSTLRSAALPAASCTGSLCAGSAAYLAKLNPNTAAPSLALSTDDAPNLTLRNLGSIAATNLQLTATNFTLASDCPTTLAPGAGCSIALTSTSSNPGTVTAQASNAITQTVNLPATASSPNPIVVSPKELDFGIQTATSPATTRTITISNLSQLPQTFYAGDATLQPVPPQYDFSVQSTDCPASTTPGDDVLPPGGVCHLTLALTAPATATGSFVTAYRIIGTDAVLLTAYTQPTDLNLSATEIDFGTQFGTPSGVGGSPSRRLPRYLYLSNNSANAVTHTPVTLQTPFTLTDRCPTTLNPHTVCQLEIDYQSPVAPSADSTTLTLDEGLTVLITGTPNPNPPASDNPPTPTSPSPPPPSAFPTRSSSPAPPRPPRPSPSATSAPSPSL; encoded by the coding sequence ATGAAGACACCGCTCTCTCTCCGACGTGTACTTGCCGGTCTCTGCGGCGTCACCGCTCTACTCTTTGTCGCCTCCCCGCCCCTGGCCGCACAGGCCACTGGCCCGCAGCAGCTACTCTTCGCCGGGCTGCTTGGCTCATCGAACCCCGATCCCGCAAACTCGCACCACGCGCAGTTCAACGCCATCCAATCTGACTCCGCCGGCAACCTCTACCTCCTGCTCGACCAGGGCGACGGCATCCGCCTCCTCAAAACCGATCCGACCGCGACCAACATCCTCGCACAAACTCATCTAGGCTCCAGCGGCGACATCGGCCTGGCCATGACGCTTGACCCCGCAGGCAACCTCTACATCACCGGGACCACAACCTCCGGCACCCTCTCCACAACCGCCGGCGCAGCCTTTCCCAACGCGGCGGATACGTCTATTAATTCGTACATCGGCAAATTCGATCAAAACTTGAATGCGCTCTTCGTCACCTACGCCGGAAGCCCGCGCACCGCAGCCGCCGCCATCGCCGCCACAGCCGACGCCGTCTTCCTCACCGGCAGCATCTTCAGCTCCGCGCTCCCCGTCACCCCCTCCGGCATCATCCAGTCCCCCGCCTCCGGCTCTCTGCAAAACGGCTTCGTAGAAAAATTCAGCACCACCGGAACCACCCTCCTCTACGCCACCTACCTCAGCGGCCAAAACGGCAACACCGCCCCCGCCGCCATCGCCGCCGACACATCCGACAACGCCTACATCGCCGGCTACACCACCTCCAGCGGCTATCCCACCCTCTCGGCCATCATCCCCGACCTCCTCACCGCCACCTCCGGCTTCCTCACCAAACTCACCCCCGCCGGCGACGGCATCGTCTTCTCCACCTTCATCCCCGGCCCGGGCATCTCCTCGCTCGTCATCGCTCCTTCACCGCAAGACCCCGCCACCCAGACCCTCCTCCTCACCGGCTCCATCGCCCCTGGCCAGTTCCCCATCGCCACCGTCTCCTCCCCGCTGGTCAACACCAACTATCAAACCCTCCTCCGCCTCTCCCTCGACGGCAGCACCCTCCTCACCTCCGACCTCCTCGCACCCGGCACACAATCCGCCGTCGCACCCGGACCCTCCGGCGCCGCATGGGTCGCAGGCACCCTTACCGGCGAACTCACAGCCAACCCCGCATGGCTGCTCCCTCTCACCGCGCTCTCCAACATCGGCAACAGCTACGCCCTCCGCGTGACTCAGCAGAACACAATCGACCAGACCATCCGCCTCGGCGGCCTTCCCACCACCAACCTCCCCTTCGCCAGCGCACCCGTCACACTCACCGGCCTCACCGTCGACTCCCTCGGCCAACCCACCTTCGCCGGCAGCGCATCTCCCACCGCCAGCGCAAGCCTGCTCGCCACCGAAACCTACGATCTCCCGCTCACCAACACTCCCACCTCTGCTCTCCCATCGACCCTGCGCTCCGCCGCACTCCCCGCTGCCTCCTGCACCGGCAGCCTCTGCGCCGGATCCGCCGCCTACCTCGCAAAACTAAACCCCAACACCGCCGCCCCCAGCCTTGCCCTCTCCACCGACGACGCCCCCAACCTCACCCTGCGTAACCTCGGCAGCATCGCCGCCACCAACCTCCAGCTCACCGCCACCAACTTCACCCTAGCCAGCGACTGCCCCACCACCCTAGCCCCCGGCGCAGGCTGCAGCATCGCCCTCACCAGCACCAGCAGCAATCCCGGTACCGTCACCGCGCAAGCATCCAACGCCATCACGCAGACCGTGAATCTTCCCGCCACAGCTTCCTCCCCCAACCCCATTGTCGTCTCTCCCAAAGAGCTGGACTTCGGCATTCAAACCGCCACCAGTCCTGCCACCACACGAACCATCACCATCAGTAATCTCAGCCAGCTCCCCCAGACCTTCTACGCAGGCGACGCCACCCTGCAACCCGTTCCCCCGCAGTACGACTTCAGCGTGCAATCCACTGACTGTCCGGCCTCCACCACTCCCGGCGACGACGTCCTTCCTCCAGGCGGAGTCTGTCACCTCACCCTTGCCCTTACCGCCCCGGCCACGGCGACCGGCAGCTTCGTCACGGCCTATCGCATCATCGGCACCGACGCGGTCCTCCTCACCGCCTACACCCAACCCACCGACCTCAACCTCTCCGCCACCGAGATTGACTTCGGCACCCAGTTCGGGACGCCCTCCGGCGTCGGAGGCAGCCCCAGCCGACGCCTCCCCCGCTACCTCTATCTCTCGAACAACTCCGCCAACGCCGTCACCCACACCCCCGTCACCCTGCAGACTCCCTTCACCCTCACCGACCGCTGCCCCACCACGCTCAACCCCCACACCGTCTGCCAGCTCGAGATCGACTACCAGTCCCCCGTCGCCCCCTCAGCCGACTCCACCACCCTCACCCTCGACGAAGGCCTCACCGTCCTCATCACCGGCACCCCAAACCCCAACCCACCGGCATCGGACAATCCGCCAACCCCAACCTCACCGTCACCCCCGCCACCATCAGCTTTCCCAACGCGGTCCTCGTCACCAGCACCTCCTCGACCACCCAGACCGTCACCATCGGCAACATCGGCCCCGTCGCCTTCCCTCTAG
- a CDS encoding HAD family hydrolase, producing MASVKAILFDYGMVLSGEPDPNAWTRLRTITGLSEEVLHREYWAHRHAYDRGDLNAESFWHKAAAGAGIVITPTQLAQLIAADTDLWSTLNPPMLDWVDQLQRAGIRTGILSNMPDAMETGLRARHAWIESFDHHTWSHAVNRAKPEPEIYQHAAEGLQTQPENILFIDDKSENIAAAIATGMQAIQYSTHPAFEQEMRARGLNYLLQLERHTDSQNGKL from the coding sequence ATGGCATCAGTAAAAGCAATCCTCTTCGACTACGGCATGGTCCTCTCCGGCGAGCCTGATCCCAATGCCTGGACCCGCCTGCGCACCATCACTGGCCTCAGTGAAGAGGTGCTCCACCGCGAGTACTGGGCTCACCGCCACGCCTACGACCGCGGCGACCTCAACGCCGAATCCTTCTGGCACAAAGCCGCCGCAGGCGCTGGCATCGTCATCACGCCCACGCAACTCGCCCAACTCATCGCCGCCGACACCGACCTCTGGTCCACCCTCAATCCGCCTATGCTCGACTGGGTCGACCAACTCCAGCGCGCCGGCATCCGCACCGGCATCCTCTCCAACATGCCCGACGCCATGGAGACCGGCCTCCGCGCCCGCCACGCATGGATCGAATCCTTCGACCACCACACCTGGTCCCACGCCGTCAATCGCGCAAAGCCCGAGCCCGAAATCTACCAGCACGCCGCCGAGGGCCTCCAGACCCAGCCCGAAAATATCCTCTTCATCGACGACAAATCAGAGAACATCGCCGCTGCTATCGCCACCGGCATGCAGGCCATCCAGTACTCCACACACCCCGCATTCGAGCAGGAGATGCGAGCCCGCGGACTCAACTACCTCCTACAACTTGAGCGGCATACGGACTCCCAAAACGGGAAGCTATAG
- a CDS encoding TonB-dependent receptor, producing MKSRVLQKSSLFALLIATILAGFTGPNASAQLSTATMFGIVTDSTGAIVPGATVTLTQTQTNFVRVTKTNDQGQYRAEFLPVGQYTTKVSASGFKEIVQNGIVLTATQQAAVNYALDIGGESTIVEVTTEIPLVNVGNSVLGRTVDNREVDNLPIVGRNVYQLLSLTPGIQNSQTENTIGFPGQHVIINGSSDNMVGQVTYYLDGGLNMTGVRNTGNVLPNPDAIDQFAVQTSNFSAEYGRTGAGVVSVLTKSGTNQVHGSVFEFHQETNFNSNAWLQTTRTPLHINRFGATLGGPIIKDKTFLFGSYAGLRQVSPIEFNTVVPDALQRAGNFSENLPTSTTIAKGLGACATALSAADKSVTAYGGRFIVCDPVTHQPVPGNRLDLDPNYHPDPVAAAVLAKNVPLPTPGRTDNRFIGNEGLPNQTDEFLIKGDQQLTAAHRLTLDYFQSNGAQSNLPSGSNLPGWAVNNYVYRQQTANVSDVWTVSARSVNQVWLSYTRMNAGRDSTPGTSLAAYGSDLNVQGTPSLPDISVANFFHLANAISGPVAGDNVYGLRDVFNTTRGKHSIFVGAEIYLEKDRLETLLNNYGTFSFANSTVPNTASGQATYVKTGAAIADFLIGHPNTMGQDSPDDANANYWNYGFFGQDDWRITPKLILNLGLRYDVQTAPTDTQRRYAVFKPGVQSTVSPNAILGQLFPGDPGVPQGGVDTNYNHVSPRVGFAFDPYRDGKTVFHGGAGLFFDTIGGNEWMLSQNFQPFAVRETAAFSHVTSLQNIYSTDCQDFQGCTSPFPYLYDKVNPRYVSPASLVFLQQAMRWPYNVQANFGVQQQFTKDLAVSINYVGAFSRKLPLYIDANAPIYNTANPAMNTATNYNCRRPFDALPFGKGTSCANPAVGSKYISNAYVIEDGQNTNYHGLQVTVEKRLSQHISVNGFYVFSKALSSASLQTTGNIGNSGPTEPEDYYNLGLERQRTDSDQRHQAVIAAVWKPDYFGKSNRVVQNLLNGWSISTIVTMRSGVPFNITSGTDDNMDGNNNDRPNVVPGKIERVNSFGGSRVLEKKQWFDTSAYCRVGSAGCSAGTGAGNVDGTVSPNSLSGPGYKDIDAAIFRDFAIYERVKFQFRGEATNVFNFVNLGTPGAVLSSPSNFGVISAQATTPQGSGMRVIQVGGRILF from the coding sequence ATGAAAAGCAGAGTGTTGCAAAAGAGTTCGCTCTTCGCACTATTGATCGCGACGATCCTGGCTGGATTTACCGGGCCGAATGCTTCCGCACAACTGAGTACTGCGACGATGTTTGGTATCGTCACAGATTCGACGGGGGCAATCGTTCCCGGTGCCACGGTTACGTTGACCCAGACGCAGACGAACTTCGTTCGCGTTACGAAGACCAATGACCAGGGCCAGTACCGCGCTGAGTTTCTACCGGTGGGACAATATACGACCAAGGTGAGCGCAAGCGGATTCAAGGAGATTGTCCAGAACGGCATTGTCTTGACGGCGACGCAGCAGGCCGCGGTGAACTACGCGCTTGATATTGGCGGCGAGAGCACGATTGTGGAGGTGACCACGGAGATTCCACTGGTGAACGTTGGGAACTCGGTGCTTGGACGCACGGTTGATAACCGTGAGGTCGACAATCTGCCGATTGTAGGGCGCAACGTTTATCAACTGCTTAGCCTGACTCCAGGAATTCAGAACAGCCAGACGGAGAATACGATCGGCTTTCCCGGACAGCACGTGATTATCAATGGCTCTTCTGACAATATGGTCGGGCAGGTTACGTATTATCTCGACGGCGGCCTGAATATGACCGGGGTGCGTAATACCGGCAACGTTCTGCCGAATCCGGATGCGATCGATCAGTTTGCGGTACAGACGAGCAACTTCAGCGCGGAGTATGGGCGCACGGGTGCGGGCGTGGTTTCGGTACTGACGAAGTCGGGGACGAATCAGGTACATGGTTCGGTCTTCGAATTTCATCAGGAGACGAACTTCAACTCTAACGCGTGGCTGCAGACGACGAGGACGCCGCTGCACATCAATCGCTTTGGCGCTACTCTGGGCGGCCCGATCATCAAGGACAAGACGTTCTTGTTTGGCAGCTATGCCGGGTTGAGACAGGTTAGTCCGATTGAATTCAATACGGTTGTACCTGATGCTCTCCAGCGAGCCGGCAACTTCTCTGAGAACCTTCCTACGTCCACGACGATCGCGAAGGGGCTGGGTGCGTGTGCGACGGCACTGTCGGCCGCGGATAAATCGGTTACGGCTTATGGCGGAAGGTTTATCGTCTGCGACCCCGTGACGCATCAGCCTGTACCGGGCAATCGTCTCGATCTGGACCCGAACTATCATCCTGATCCCGTTGCTGCGGCGGTGCTGGCGAAGAATGTTCCGCTGCCTACGCCAGGTAGGACAGACAACAGGTTTATCGGAAATGAAGGGCTGCCGAATCAGACGGATGAGTTTCTGATCAAAGGCGATCAGCAGCTGACTGCGGCGCATCGATTGACGCTCGACTACTTTCAATCGAATGGAGCGCAGAGCAACCTTCCTTCGGGATCGAACCTGCCTGGATGGGCGGTGAACAATTATGTGTACAGACAGCAGACGGCTAATGTGAGCGATGTCTGGACGGTTTCGGCGCGGTCGGTGAACCAGGTGTGGCTGAGCTATACGCGGATGAATGCCGGCCGTGACAGCACGCCGGGAACTTCGCTGGCGGCTTATGGGTCGGACCTGAATGTGCAGGGGACGCCTTCGTTGCCGGATATCAGCGTGGCTAACTTCTTCCATCTTGCCAATGCGATCAGCGGCCCGGTTGCCGGGGATAACGTGTACGGGTTGCGGGACGTCTTCAATACCACTCGCGGAAAGCACTCGATCTTTGTGGGCGCCGAGATTTATCTGGAGAAGGACCGGCTTGAGACGCTGCTGAATAACTATGGCACCTTCAGCTTCGCAAACTCTACGGTTCCAAATACGGCATCCGGGCAGGCTACTTATGTGAAGACTGGAGCGGCGATAGCTGATTTTCTGATCGGTCACCCGAATACGATGGGTCAGGATTCGCCGGACGATGCGAATGCGAATTATTGGAACTATGGGTTCTTCGGGCAGGACGATTGGCGTATCACCCCGAAGCTGATACTCAATCTTGGGTTGCGCTATGACGTGCAGACGGCTCCTACCGATACGCAGCGTCGGTATGCCGTCTTCAAACCTGGTGTGCAATCTACCGTTTCGCCGAATGCGATTCTAGGGCAGTTGTTTCCTGGAGATCCAGGAGTACCGCAAGGCGGTGTCGATACGAACTACAACCACGTTTCGCCGCGTGTTGGTTTTGCGTTTGACCCGTATCGTGACGGCAAGACCGTCTTCCATGGCGGCGCTGGATTGTTCTTCGACACTATCGGCGGAAACGAGTGGATGCTTTCGCAGAACTTTCAGCCGTTCGCGGTGAGAGAGACAGCGGCGTTCAGTCATGTAACCAGCTTGCAGAATATCTACTCGACCGACTGCCAGGACTTCCAGGGTTGCACTTCGCCGTTTCCATACCTCTACGACAAGGTGAATCCACGGTACGTGTCTCCTGCGTCGCTGGTGTTCCTGCAGCAGGCGATGCGTTGGCCTTACAACGTCCAGGCCAACTTTGGGGTGCAGCAGCAGTTCACCAAGGATCTTGCCGTCAGCATCAATTACGTAGGAGCCTTCAGCCGGAAGCTGCCTCTGTACATCGATGCGAATGCGCCGATCTACAACACTGCGAATCCCGCGATGAACACGGCGACTAACTATAACTGTCGTCGTCCTTTCGACGCACTTCCGTTCGGGAAGGGAACATCCTGCGCGAATCCTGCGGTGGGCTCGAAGTACATCAGTAATGCGTATGTGATCGAGGATGGACAAAACACGAACTACCATGGCCTGCAGGTCACGGTGGAAAAACGTCTGAGCCAGCACATCAGCGTCAATGGCTTTTATGTGTTCAGCAAGGCATTGTCGAGTGCTTCGCTTCAGACGACGGGCAACATTGGCAACAGTGGACCAACCGAGCCAGAGGATTACTACAATCTTGGGCTTGAAAGACAGCGCACGGACAGCGACCAGCGCCATCAGGCTGTGATTGCTGCTGTGTGGAAGCCGGATTACTTTGGCAAATCCAACCGGGTGGTTCAGAACCTGCTGAATGGATGGTCGATCTCGACCATTGTCACGATGCGAAGCGGGGTTCCGTTCAACATCACCAGCGGAACCGATGACAATATGGATGGAAACAACAACGATCGCCCTAACGTTGTGCCTGGAAAGATAGAGCGGGTGAACAGTTTTGGCGGGTCTCGCGTGCTTGAGAAGAAGCAGTGGTTCGATACGAGCGCGTACTGCAGAGTGGGTTCCGCAGGATGCTCTGCCGGTACCGGAGCAGGCAACGTCGATGGCACCGTGAGCCCGAACTCACTGAGCGGCCCTGGGTACAAGGACATCGACGCGGCGATCTTCCGGGACTTTGCCATCTACGAACGCGTGAAGTTCCAGTTTCGTGGCGAGGCGACCAACGTTTTCAACTTCGTCAATCTGGGTACTCCCGGCGCGGTGCTGAGCAGTCCGAGCAATTTCGGTGTCATCTCCGCTCAGGCGACCACTCCACAGGGTTCAGGGATGCGAGTGATACAAGTGGGAGGACGAATCCTCTTCTAA
- a CDS encoding pyridoxal phosphate-dependent aminotransferase, with the protein MSYRFSARTGWDVGESGFAAAIREARAAGRELVDLTVSNPTICGFDYDAEAVLAPLASREAMTYDPDPRGMRFAREAVAGYYGDHGAAVDPDSVVLTTSTSEGYGFLFRLLCDAGDEVLVAQPSYPLFDFLADLEDVRLKPYPLFYDYGWWIDFAELERRIGPRTKAIVVVHPNNPTGHATGAGERGRLEEICARFGLALLVDEVFLDYPLEEGARLTSFAAGPHPVLTFVLSGMSKIAGLPQMKVGWIVGFGPEGDRGQAMGRLEVVADTFLSMNAPMQRALPVWLARRRGIQGQILDRVSGNLKIAVGGLVEVLRVEAGWSAILRLPQRLGEEDVAGLLLREAGVVVHPGSFYGIAEAGRIVVSLLGPVGEFAEGVSRIKRVTR; encoded by the coding sequence GTGAGCTATCGGTTCTCGGCGCGGACGGGTTGGGATGTGGGGGAGAGTGGGTTCGCGGCTGCGATTCGCGAGGCGCGGGCGGCGGGGCGGGAGTTGGTGGATCTGACGGTGTCGAACCCTACGATTTGCGGGTTTGACTATGACGCCGAGGCTGTTCTTGCTCCGCTGGCGAGCAGGGAGGCCATGACGTACGATCCTGATCCGCGAGGGATGCGCTTTGCGCGGGAGGCGGTGGCGGGGTACTACGGGGATCATGGTGCGGCGGTTGATCCTGATAGCGTCGTGCTGACGACAAGTACGAGTGAAGGGTATGGGTTTCTGTTTCGGCTGTTGTGCGATGCGGGCGATGAGGTGCTGGTGGCGCAGCCGAGTTATCCGCTGTTCGATTTTCTGGCGGACCTGGAGGATGTGCGGCTGAAGCCTTACCCACTGTTCTATGACTACGGATGGTGGATCGATTTTGCGGAGCTGGAGCGTCGGATTGGGCCGAGGACAAAGGCAATTGTTGTAGTGCATCCGAACAATCCGACGGGGCACGCTACGGGGGCAGGGGAGCGGGGACGGCTGGAGGAGATCTGTGCGCGGTTTGGGTTGGCGCTGCTTGTGGATGAGGTGTTTCTGGATTATCCGCTGGAGGAGGGTGCGAGGCTAACGAGCTTTGCTGCGGGTCCGCACCCGGTGCTGACGTTTGTGTTGAGCGGGATGAGCAAGATTGCAGGGCTGCCGCAGATGAAGGTTGGTTGGATTGTGGGGTTCGGGCCGGAGGGGGATCGAGGTCAGGCGATGGGGAGGCTGGAGGTCGTTGCGGATACCTTCTTGTCGATGAACGCGCCGATGCAGAGGGCACTGCCGGTGTGGTTGGCGAGAAGGCGGGGGATTCAGGGACAGATTCTGGATCGGGTAAGTGGGAATCTGAAGATTGCGGTTGGGGGTTTGGTTGAGGTGCTTAGGGTGGAGGCTGGGTGGAGTGCGATTCTGCGGTTGCCCCAGCGTCTCGGCGAAGAAGATGTTGCGGGGCTGTTGCTACGGGAGGCGGGGGTGGTGGTGCATCCGGGGAGCTTTTATGGGATTGCAGAAGCCGGCCGGATAGTAGTGAGTTTGCTAGGGCCTGTGGGCGAGTTTGCGGAGGGTGTTTCGAGGATCAAAAGGGTAACTAGGTAG
- a CDS encoding MBL fold metallo-hydrolase, with the protein MIHEILAVGPLQCNCSILGDETSHEAIVVDPGDDIPRIMAVLANHNLTVKKIVITHAHIDHIAGAHRLKQLTGAPILYNQQDLPLVKMMDIQAGWLGIPTPTVPTPDDTLEDGKLIAITGLAGSIIHTPGHTEGSVCLYLPAQTLLLAGDTLFAGTVGRTDLPGGDMRKLIASIHDRLLTLPDDVTVIPGHGSRTTIGVEKDSNPFLQT; encoded by the coding sequence ATGATCCACGAGATTCTCGCCGTCGGCCCGCTGCAATGCAACTGCTCCATCCTGGGAGATGAAACGTCTCACGAAGCCATCGTCGTAGACCCCGGCGACGACATCCCACGAATCATGGCCGTCTTAGCCAACCACAACCTGACCGTCAAAAAAATCGTCATCACCCACGCCCACATCGACCACATCGCCGGAGCCCATCGCCTCAAGCAGCTAACAGGCGCTCCCATCCTCTACAACCAGCAAGACCTCCCCTTGGTCAAAATGATGGACATCCAGGCAGGCTGGCTCGGAATCCCAACCCCCACCGTTCCAACCCCCGACGACACACTTGAAGACGGCAAGCTCATCGCCATCACCGGTCTCGCCGGCTCCATCATCCACACTCCAGGCCACACAGAAGGCAGCGTCTGCCTCTACCTTCCAGCCCAAACCCTCCTCCTCGCCGGAGACACCCTCTTCGCCGGCACCGTAGGCCGCACAGACCTACCCGGCGGCGACATGCGCAAGCTCATCGCCTCCATCCACGACCGCCTCCTCACCCTGCCCGACGACGTCACTGTCATTCCCGGCCACGGCTCCAGAACAACGATCGGCGTGGAAAAGGATTCTAACCCGTTCCTTCAAACCTAA
- the secG gene encoding preprotein translocase subunit SecG — protein sequence MVILLVIIHVIVCLFLIGVVLLQQGKSADLAGAFGGQGSQTAFGPRGAANLLTKLTTYSAIVFMLTSIGLTILLSRASGDHSVLSGTAHPTSQTTPAKK from the coding sequence ATGGTTATTCTTCTCGTCATCATCCACGTTATCGTCTGTCTCTTTCTCATTGGCGTAGTCCTCCTGCAGCAGGGCAAGTCCGCCGACCTCGCGGGAGCCTTCGGCGGCCAGGGATCGCAGACCGCCTTCGGTCCTCGCGGCGCAGCCAACCTTCTCACCAAGCTCACCACCTACTCGGCGATCGTCTTCATGCTGACCTCCATCGGCCTTACCATCCTGCTCTCGCGCGCCAGTGGCGACCACTCCGTCCTCTCCGGCACCGCTCACCCCACCAGCCAGACGACGCCCGCCAAGAAGTAG
- a CDS encoding response regulator transcription factor, with protein sequence MKRVTESNTSPDVIKVIVANLPVMLCELLQGAFEAVRDIEIVTPINDVQHLLSATRPIPADVILIGSSRMDNTPGAVSILQSLPDFYKSARVVVLTQDPDYAEVISLFRAGAKGIFGSADLRFELLCKCIRCVHQGQIWAKNELLAHLVSSLSHPRSTNVIDRHGKPLLTTREQQVLHLLSDGLSNSELATVLKLSEHTIKNHLFRIYDKLGVSNRMEAVLYALTPRDTHPIQHRPTHPPASNKIAIIKTA encoded by the coding sequence ATGAAGCGAGTTACTGAAAGCAATACCTCCCCTGATGTCATTAAAGTCATTGTGGCGAACCTGCCCGTAATGCTTTGCGAGCTTTTGCAGGGTGCCTTTGAAGCGGTTCGCGATATCGAGATCGTTACCCCGATTAATGACGTCCAGCATCTCCTCAGTGCGACCAGGCCCATCCCAGCCGACGTCATCCTCATCGGCTCCTCAAGAATGGACAACACGCCAGGAGCCGTCTCCATTCTTCAATCCCTCCCCGATTTTTACAAAAGTGCACGCGTAGTCGTTCTCACGCAGGATCCCGACTACGCCGAAGTCATCTCCTTATTCCGTGCTGGAGCGAAAGGAATCTTTGGCAGCGCCGATCTGCGCTTCGAACTCCTCTGCAAGTGCATCCGATGCGTCCACCAGGGGCAGATATGGGCAAAAAACGAGCTGCTCGCCCACCTCGTGTCTTCCCTCTCTCATCCCAGATCTACCAATGTCATAGACCGCCACGGCAAGCCGCTGCTCACCACCCGCGAGCAACAGGTCCTGCATCTTCTATCGGACGGCCTCAGCAACTCCGAGTTGGCAACCGTGCTGAAGCTCAGCGAACACACCATAAAGAATCACCTTTTCCGCATCTACGACAAGCTGGGCGTCTCCAATCGCATGGAAGCGGTCTTGTATGCACTCACCCCTCGCGACACGCATCCGATACAACATCGACCCACCCACCCGCCAGCCTCCAACAAAATCGCAATCATCAAAACCGCCTAG
- a CDS encoding UDP-glucuronic acid decarboxylase family protein: MNAKRILVTGAAGFLGSHLCDSLLDAGNSVIGVDNLSTGNEANLAHLRNEPRFDFDRLDICQSFDPGKVDFVFNFASPASPVDYARLGVETLLVGSAGTINTLEIAKKYHAGYLHASTSECYGDPEVHPQTETYWGHVNPIGPRSVYDEAKRFSEAAVMAYHRYHRVNTHLVRIFNTYGPRLQINDGRVISNLMSQALRGEPLTIYGDGMQTRSFCYVSDLIAGILALADSDEHLPVNIGNPEEWTILSCAEEILKLIGSDKKVVFKPLPQDDPTRRRPDISKATRLLGWTPKIQLRQGLEMSLAYFQAHAETGLVQNS, encoded by the coding sequence ATGAACGCCAAAAGAATTCTTGTAACAGGAGCGGCAGGCTTTCTCGGTTCGCACTTGTGCGATTCCCTGCTGGACGCCGGAAACAGTGTGATCGGCGTTGACAACCTGAGCACGGGCAATGAAGCAAACCTGGCTCACCTGCGCAACGAGCCCCGCTTCGACTTTGATCGCCTCGATATCTGCCAGTCCTTCGACCCTGGTAAAGTCGACTTCGTCTTCAACTTTGCTTCACCCGCAAGCCCTGTGGACTATGCCCGGCTCGGCGTAGAAACCCTGCTCGTCGGGTCGGCCGGAACCATCAACACACTGGAAATCGCGAAGAAGTACCACGCCGGGTACCTGCACGCCTCTACCTCCGAGTGCTACGGAGACCCCGAGGTTCATCCCCAGACGGAAACGTACTGGGGACATGTCAATCCAATCGGACCGCGTTCCGTCTACGACGAAGCCAAACGATTTTCGGAAGCCGCGGTCATGGCCTACCACCGCTATCATCGAGTCAACACTCACCTGGTGCGAATCTTCAACACGTACGGACCAAGGTTACAAATCAACGATGGCCGAGTCATCTCCAACCTCATGTCGCAGGCCCTTCGCGGCGAGCCCCTCACCATCTACGGGGACGGTATGCAGACCCGAAGCTTCTGCTACGTCTCGGATCTGATCGCCGGCATCCTCGCACTCGCAGACTCGGACGAGCATCTTCCCGTCAACATAGGCAATCCGGAGGAGTGGACCATTCTGAGCTGTGCCGAAGAGATTCTCAAGCTCATCGGATCGGACAAAAAAGTCGTCTTCAAGCCGCTTCCCCAGGACGATCCCACCCGTCGCAGGCCAGACATCAGCAAAGCGACCCGTCTTCTCGGATGGACCCCCAAGATTCAATTGCGTCAGGGACTCGAGATGTCGTTAGCCTACTTTCAGGCGCACGCGGAAACTGGATTGGTTCAAAACTCGTAA